Part of the Fodinicola acaciae genome is shown below.
GCGCGGCCACCCTTTGTCGGCGAGCAGCCGCATCCGCCGGGCCAGCCGCTCGTCGTCAGTGACGGTGAGGCCGCCTTCGCCCGCAGTGATGTGTTTGCTTTGCTGCAGGCTGAAACAGCCGATCAGGCTGCGGGTGCCGGCATAGCCGCCGCCGGCCGGCCTGGTCAGATAGGCCTGCGCGCAGTCCTCGATCACCGGCACGTCGCGCGGGTCGCAGACCTGCCGGATGCCGTCGATGTCAGCGGGACAGCCGAAAAGATGGACGACGATGACCGCGCGCGTGCGGTCGGTCAGGCACGCCGCGACGGACTTCGCGGTGAGGCAGCCGGTGAGCGGGTCGACGTCGGCGAAGACCGGCACCGCGTTGGCCGCCAAAACGCCAAGCACAGTGCCGAAATCGGTGAGTGGCGGCACGATGATCTCGTCACCGGGTTCCGGATCGACCGCGGCGACCGCCAAGTGAACCGCGGCCGACCCGGAGCTGCTGGCCACCGCGTGCTCGGCACCGATCAGCGTGGCAAACTCCCGCTCCAGCGCGGCGGCCTCGGTGCCACCGACCCTGGTGAGGTGACCGGAGCGCAGCACTCTGGTCGCCGCCTCGATTTCCTCCGCGCCGATCGTACGGCCGGTGTGATCCTCGACCGTGGGGTAGTTTCTCATGCTGTCCCGTCCTTGATGGCCGCGCAAACGCGTTCGAGCAATGCGATCGGCCGGGTGAGTTGGCCGGCCGTCGGCGCCGGCTTGCGGCCGGCGACGGTGTCGAAGAAGTCGTCCAGGCCCGGTGCCACATAGTCGGCGGCGAGTTCGAGCTGTGTCGCCACCGACTCCGACGACCAGCGCGCCTCGGCGTGGAATTCGGTGCCAGGCCCGGTAAAGACCAGGTGTACGGCGGTCGGGCCAACGGTCGTGATCGCGTCGATCCGGTCGTCATGCACCCGCACGGTCAACGGTCCCGGCTCGCCGTCCAACACCGACAACGCTGGATCGACCAGGTGAATGCCGTAGAAGAACAGGCCGCTCCACGGGCTCGCCGGATCCGCCGGACCGTCGAGCCGCAGGTGGCGTGGAGCGCCGCGCTCGGCGCAGCGGCGTGCGATTTTCTGCCAGCCGACGGTGAACCGAAGCGGCGAATGCGACACCAGAATTCCGCCAGTTGCCTGCGCGATCATCGCAGCCGCATCGCGTACGCTCGTCGCGAGTGGCTTGTCGACGAAAGCAGGCTTGCCAGCGCGAAGAAACGGCGCGGCGCTGGCCAGATGCCGGGCACCGTCGCGGTCGCACACGACCGCACCGTCCACTGTGGACGCAAGAGTGTCGAGGTTGGGCGCGGGCGTCAGCGCCGGATCGAGCTCAAGCAGCTCCGTGTCGCGTTTCGGATCCAGGCTCAGGAAACTCGTCAGCCGCACACCAGGCTGACGCCGGTCGAGGTTCAGATAGCGGATGACCTGCTCCGCATGGCTGTTTTCGATGCCGGCCAGACCGATCCGCATCAGCGTCCTCCTCGCTCACCCGGATCGAAGCAGAGCGACTTCACCGCGTCGAGGTCGACATCGACGCCGAGCCCCGGACCCTCCGGCAACAACGCGTTGCCGTCTTCGACGCGTACGGTCGTGTCGCCGGCATAGGCGGACTCGACGAACTGCCGGCCGTTGAGGTCGACCGGCCGATCGATGCCGAAAGCAGCGAAAAGTTGCACGGAGGCGGCAAAACCGACTTCGGTGTCGGTCAGTCCCGATCCCATCAGCCGCAGGCCGGCGTGCTCGGCCAGCTGGCACAACTGCCGCGACCTGGTCAGGCCGGCGTTGCGCTGCACCTTGGCGATGGCGATGTCGATCGCGTCGGCGACGACGAAAGTCAACAGGTCCGCCGGATGGCGCAGGCTCTCGTCCAGCGCGATCGGCAGTGACGACCGCGCGTGCAGGCGCTGCAGGCCGAAAACATCGTTGGCGCGCAACGGTTGTTCGAAGGCCGTGACGCGGCAGTCGCGTACGGCGTCGGCGAAAGCGAGTGCTTCCGAGACGCTGTAGGCCTGGTTGGCGTCCACCCACAGGTCGGCCTGCTCGCCGGCGGCCGTACGCACAGCCGCGACCAACGCGGCGTCGACCGCCGGCTCGTGGCCGACTTTTACCTTGAAACCGCGATATCCGAGTGCCGCGCCTTCGGCGACAGCGTCGCGTGCGGCGGCCGGCTCGGCGGCGGAGACGATCCAACCCAACGGCACGCGGTCGGTGCGGCGTTGGCCCCACAACACGTGCACCGGCACGCCGAGCAGCCGCCCGACGAGGTCGTGGACGGCCACGTCGATGGCGGACTTGGCCAGCGGCATGCCGGTGCTGAAGCCGCTCGCGATCGCGCGGTCCATGGCCCTGGCGATGCCGTCGAGGTTCCACGCCGGCAGGCCGGTCACCGCCGGCGCCAAGTATCGTTCGATCGTCGCGAAAATCGACTCGACCGTCTCGTACGTCCACTGCGGTGTCGGTGTGGCCTCGCCCCAGCCGTAGGCGCCGCCGGCGCCGACACGCACCAGGATGCGGCTCGTCGAGGCGCCGCGGCTGGTGATTTTGCCGCCAGAGATGGAGAAATCCCGGATCGCCGGCAGGCGTACGGCGTACACCTCGACGGTCTCGATCGCGGTCACCGGCTATTTCCCGCCGCGTTCGGACAGTGCCTTGCGCAGGTCGTCGCGCACCTGGTCGCCGCCACGCTTTCGCCACTCCGCGGCGAAAGCGGTGACGTCGGTGACCGGCCGGCGTCCGGTGACGATCTGGGTCAGATACGTGCTGGCCACCTCGTCCAGCGCCGGACCGAGCCGGTCTGCCACCTGTGAGGACAGGCCGTCGCACGGGTTGGCGACGCCGGTGCGTACGACCTGCTCGCAATATGCGATGATGTCCCTGGCCGCGTTGGGTTCGCCGGCGACATACCAGACGTTCGGCCGATAACCGTAGGTCAGCGTCGAGGCGTCGGCCCGGAAGGCGCTTTCGTCGATGAAGGTCGGCGCGCCGTTTTTCCAGGTCCAGTATTCGTTTTCGGCGCCGTTGAGCATGTATGTGTTCTCCGCGCTGCCAAACGGCGCCTTGAGCCAGTTGACCACGCGCAGGATCTCGTCCAGCCGCTTGTCGTCGGAGCCGGCTTTCGCGCTGATCGCGAGCAAACCGTAGACCGAACCACCGAGCCAGTAGGTCCCCACGCCGCCGTCGGCGCCCGGCACGACGTATGGCACGATGCCGCCGTTGGCGGCGCGCAGCGTGTCGTTGTATGGCGCCTGATGCCAGCCCTGCATGGAAATCGACAGGATCGACAGCTGCCCGCCGGTGAACAGCGACAGCTCCTTCTGGTTTTGCGTGCTCAGCGCGAGCGCGTCCGGATGGAAGCCGCCGTCCTTCCACACGCGCGCTGCGAATTCCAGTGCTTTGGCAAACTGCTCGCTCTCGTACATGTGGGTGAGCTCGTTGCCGTCGCCGCTCCAGATGTTGGGCACCTTGAACATCTGGTTGATGAACGGGTTTCCGTTGGTGGTGACGCCGAAAGTGGCCAGGCCGAACGCTTTCTGGCCGTTGCGGCCGACGTTTGCCTTCGGCACGCCGGTGAGAAACTTGTGAAACTCCTCAGCGTTGGCCGGCGGCGCGGTGAATCCAAGCTTCTTGGCCCAGTCCATCCGGATCCGCACCTGCTGGTTGCAGATCGGCACGTCCAATGGGATGCCATAGATCGTATTGTCGACCAACACCTGCCGCCATTGCTCCGGCCGGGTCCAGCCGATGTTCGGGTATTTCTCGATGCCGCTGCCGCCGAGCACGTCGTTGAGGTTGGCGAACGCGCCCTGACGCAGAGCGGAGTTGGCCGCTGCGCACGGACGCAGGATCGTCAGATCCGGCAAGTCTCCGCCGGCGAGCAGCGTGGCGAGCTTCTGCTCGTAGCCGTCGGCCGGCGCGATGGTCGGTTTCCACGTGACGCCAAGGCGTTTGTTGAGGCCCTGCCAGTATTTGTTGTGCGCCAACGGCGTCGGCTGGCCGGCCCAGGTCATCGTGTAGGAGGTGATCGTGCTGCCGCGGCCTGGCACCTCCTTGACGGTCGCCACCAACGGCCGCGGATATGTGCTGTAGCCATACGGAACTCCGGGGACCGATGAGGTGATGACGCCAGGAAACGTACGCGCTGGAAGGTATGTCGGGACGGTCAGCGTGCCACCGGCGGCCGATCTCGATCCGCCTGACGAGCATCCGCCGGCGACCGCCGTCGCGGCGATGCCGGCGCCGAGGCCGAGCAGGGCGCGCCGCGAAAGGCCCGTGGAGTTCTGCGACATGGTGTTGCTCCTATCCCTTGACCGCTCCGGTCAGCACGCCTTTGCTGAAATACCGCTGCAGGAATGGGTAGACGATGACGATCGGCAGCGTGGACAGCACGACCACGGCCATCTGTACGGCCTCGGCCGGCGGCTGCGGCGCTTCCGGATTCTGGATCTGCGACAGCGACGCACCCTGCAGGACGTACTGGTTGAGCACCAGCTGGATCGGCCATTTCGTGGCGTCGTTGAGATAGAGGATCGCGTTGAAAAACGAGTTCCAGTAGGCAACCGCGTAGAACAGCGCGATGACGGCGATGACCGC
Proteins encoded:
- a CDS encoding DegT/DnrJ/EryC1/StrS family aminotransferase; this encodes MRNYPTVEDHTGRTIGAEEIEAATRVLRSGHLTRVGGTEAAALEREFATLIGAEHAVASSSGSAAVHLAVAAVDPEPGDEIIVPPLTDFGTVLGVLAANAVPVFADVDPLTGCLTAKSVAACLTDRTRAVIVVHLFGCPADIDGIRQVCDPRDVPVIEDCAQAYLTRPAGGGYAGTRSLIGCFSLQQSKHITAGEGGLTVTDDERLARRMRLLADKGWPRDTGERNHLLLGLNYRMPELSAAVARAQLAKLAGSVERRREVAAALTDQLRDLPGLLLPPDQGHSYFLYPIVLDTAVTGFEHREYVGRLAGSGAPVGAGYLSRPLYRTTVLTERRTYGTSGFPLISPPARQNHDYAAVSCPVAEDLIERSLVIALINERFDDEDTAALAQVLAEAYKR
- a CDS encoding Gfo/Idh/MocA family oxidoreductase encodes the protein MRIGLAGIENSHAEQVIRYLNLDRRQPGVRLTSFLSLDPKRDTELLELDPALTPAPNLDTLASTVDGAVVCDRDGARHLASAAPFLRAGKPAFVDKPLATSVRDAAAMIAQATGGILVSHSPLRFTVGWQKIARRCAERGAPRHLRLDGPADPASPWSGLFFYGIHLVDPALSVLDGEPGPLTVRVHDDRIDAITTVGPTAVHLVFTGPGTEFHAEARWSSESVATQLELAADYVAPGLDDFFDTVAGRKPAPTAGQLTRPIALLERVCAAIKDGTA
- a CDS encoding mandelate racemase/muconate lactonizing enzyme family protein produces the protein MTAIETVEVYAVRLPAIRDFSISGGKITSRGASTSRILVRVGAGGAYGWGEATPTPQWTYETVESIFATIERYLAPAVTGLPAWNLDGIARAMDRAIASGFSTGMPLAKSAIDVAVHDLVGRLLGVPVHVLWGQRRTDRVPLGWIVSAAEPAAARDAVAEGAALGYRGFKVKVGHEPAVDAALVAAVRTAAGEQADLWVDANQAYSVSEALAFADAVRDCRVTAFEQPLRANDVFGLQRLHARSSLPIALDESLRHPADLLTFVVADAIDIAIAKVQRNAGLTRSRQLCQLAEHAGLRLMGSGLTDTEVGFAASVQLFAAFGIDRPVDLNGRQFVESAYAGDTTVRVEDGNALLPEGPGLGVDVDLDAVKSLCFDPGERGGR
- a CDS encoding extracellular solute-binding protein translates to MSQNSTGLSRRALLGLGAGIAATAVAGGCSSGGSRSAAGGTLTVPTYLPARTFPGVITSSVPGVPYGYSTYPRPLVATVKEVPGRGSTITSYTMTWAGQPTPLAHNKYWQGLNKRLGVTWKPTIAPADGYEQKLATLLAGGDLPDLTILRPCAAANSALRQGAFANLNDVLGGSGIEKYPNIGWTRPEQWRQVLVDNTIYGIPLDVPICNQQVRIRMDWAKKLGFTAPPANAEEFHKFLTGVPKANVGRNGQKAFGLATFGVTTNGNPFINQMFKVPNIWSGDGNELTHMYESEQFAKALEFAARVWKDGGFHPDALALSTQNQKELSLFTGGQLSILSISMQGWHQAPYNDTLRAANGGIVPYVVPGADGGVGTYWLGGSVYGLLAISAKAGSDDKRLDEILRVVNWLKAPFGSAENTYMLNGAENEYWTWKNGAPTFIDESAFRADASTLTYGYRPNVWYVAGEPNAARDIIAYCEQVVRTGVANPCDGLSSQVADRLGPALDEVASTYLTQIVTGRRPVTDVTAFAAEWRKRGGDQVRDDLRKALSERGGK